From the Alternaria dauci strain A2016 chromosome 2, whole genome shotgun sequence genome, one window contains:
- a CDS encoding 40S ribosomal protein eS19 — MPGVGVKDIESHKFVQAYAAFLKRQGKLPMFVSIQRLPPQDIDWFYIRAAAVARHVYMRKTVGVGRLRKVHGSTKNRGSRPSHHVDASGSVDRKVMQALEKIGVLEQDEDKGGRRITQSGQRDLDRIAQTTLEAEEEEDDE; from the exons ATGCCCGGTGTAGGAGTCAAGGACATTGAGTCCCACAAGTTTGTCCAAGCCTATGCGGCTTTCTTGAAGCGCCAGGGAAAGCTTCCCAT GTTCGTCTCTATCCAGCGG CTCCCTCCCCAGGACATTGACTGGTTCTACATCCGCGCCGCTGCCGTCGCCCGCCACGTCTACATG CGCAAGACTGTCGGTGTAGGCCGTCTCCGCAAGGTCCACGGATCCACCAAGAACCGCGGCTCGCGCCCCTCCCACCACGTCGACGCCTCCGGCTCCGTCGACCGCAAGGTCATGCAGGCTCTTGAGAAGATTGGCGTCCTTGAGCAGGACGAGGACAAGGGTGGCCGCCGCATCACACAATCCGGCCAGCGTGATTTGGACCGTATCGCCCAGACCACCCTCGAGgctgaggaggaggaggatgacGAGTAA